In a single window of the Arthrobacter sp. StoSoilA2 genome:
- a CDS encoding 3-deoxy-7-phosphoheptulonate synthase class II, translated as MTELTANTAPPVVDPLASTAQSGAANYPGLDAWRDLPISQQPTWSDSEVFKASVKELSVVPPLVFAGEVDVLRERLAAAAQGKAFLLQGGDCAETFEAATADKISARVKTILQMAVVLTYGAAMPVIKMGRMAGQFAKPRSSNDETRDGVTLPAYRGDIVNGYDFTPESRAHDAGRMLQAYHTSASTLNLIRAFTQGGFADLRLVHQWNKGFTENPAHARYESLARDIDRAIMFMDSCGADFEALKRVEFFASHEALLLDYERALTRIDSRTGLPYDTSAHFLWIGERTRELDHAHVDFLSRVRNPIGVKLGPTTSGDDALRLIDKLDPNREPGRLTFITRMGAKNIREKLPAVVERVTASGAQVLWVTDPMHGNTVTSPNGYKTRNFDDVIDEVRGFFEVHHSLGTVPGGLHVEMTGDDVAECLGGADPIDQDAFLDRYESVCDPRLNHMQSLEMAFLVAGALSKR; from the coding sequence GTGACTGAGCTAACCGCGAACACCGCACCCCCTGTAGTAGACCCACTCGCCAGCACCGCCCAGAGTGGGGCTGCAAACTACCCCGGTCTCGACGCCTGGCGGGACCTGCCGATTTCCCAGCAGCCCACGTGGTCTGACTCTGAAGTCTTCAAGGCCTCTGTTAAGGAACTTTCCGTCGTTCCACCTTTGGTATTTGCCGGCGAAGTTGACGTTCTTCGGGAGCGCCTGGCTGCGGCCGCCCAGGGCAAGGCTTTCCTCCTGCAGGGGGGAGACTGCGCAGAGACCTTTGAAGCCGCCACGGCGGACAAGATCAGCGCACGCGTCAAGACGATCCTCCAGATGGCCGTCGTGCTCACGTACGGTGCGGCGATGCCGGTCATCAAGATGGGTCGCATGGCAGGCCAATTCGCCAAGCCACGCTCGTCCAACGATGAAACCCGCGACGGCGTGACACTTCCCGCGTACCGCGGAGATATCGTCAACGGCTACGACTTCACGCCCGAGTCCCGCGCGCACGACGCCGGCAGGATGCTGCAGGCGTACCATACGTCCGCATCAACGCTGAACCTGATCCGGGCATTCACCCAGGGTGGTTTCGCGGACCTGAGGCTGGTCCACCAGTGGAACAAGGGCTTCACTGAGAACCCGGCACATGCCCGGTACGAGTCCCTTGCCCGTGACATTGATCGCGCCATCATGTTCATGGACTCGTGTGGTGCTGACTTCGAGGCCCTCAAGCGGGTTGAGTTCTTCGCCAGCCACGAGGCGCTGCTGCTGGACTACGAACGCGCATTGACCCGCATCGACTCGCGCACGGGCCTGCCGTACGACACTTCCGCCCACTTCCTCTGGATCGGCGAGCGGACCCGCGAACTCGATCATGCGCACGTGGACTTCCTCTCCCGTGTGCGGAACCCCATTGGCGTCAAGCTAGGCCCCACCACCAGCGGCGACGATGCCCTGCGCCTTATCGACAAGCTGGACCCGAACCGCGAACCCGGGCGCCTGACATTCATTACCCGCATGGGGGCCAAAAACATCCGCGAGAAGCTGCCTGCCGTCGTCGAGCGCGTTACCGCTTCCGGCGCCCAGGTCCTGTGGGTGACGGACCCGATGCACGGCAACACGGTGACCTCGCCCAACGGATACAAGACCCGCAACTTCGACGACGTCATTGACGAAGTACGTGGATTCTTCGAAGTACACCACTCGCTGGGTACGGTTCCGGGCGGCCTGCATGTCGAAATGACCGGCGACGACGTCGCCGAGTGCCTCGGTGGCGCAGATCCCATCGACCAGGACGCTTTCCTGGACCGCTATGAGTCTGTCTGCGACCCGCGCCTGAACCACATGCAGTCACTTGAGATGGCCTTCCTGGTCGCAGGGGCTCTGTCCAAGCGGTAA
- a CDS encoding polyprenyl synthetase family protein, with amino-acid sequence MTPVSQLHTEQLEFIAGVAGKLNGFLAVQQDMMATISPDVAPLMGSISSLVTGGKRLRALMCYWGWRGAGGPAGDADILTAGCALELFQAAALIHDDIIDRSDTRRGGPSVHRRFSQLHEANGWALDNERFGHAAAILTGDLCLSFSEESFTEIGPRAAAGSEARRIFNLMRAEVMAGQYLDILEEVAGPVRDRAGSVERATSIIRYKSAKYSTEHPLALGGALAGASKDLLKAYSAFSLPLGEAFQLRDDVLGVFGDPETTGKPAGDDLREGKRTVLVGFAINLAPTDQATYLDEMLGKPKLGEDEVSTIRNIMVECGALDATESLIDELSDKAFAALEQLPLEELPLTALRQLAEAAVSRAA; translated from the coding sequence GTGACGCCGGTTTCCCAACTCCACACGGAGCAACTCGAGTTTATTGCCGGCGTCGCCGGGAAGCTGAACGGGTTCCTGGCGGTCCAGCAGGACATGATGGCTACGATTTCCCCGGACGTCGCCCCCCTCATGGGGTCAATATCCAGCCTCGTCACAGGCGGAAAACGGCTTCGTGCACTGATGTGCTACTGGGGCTGGCGGGGTGCGGGCGGTCCCGCGGGTGACGCGGACATCCTAACGGCCGGCTGCGCTTTGGAACTTTTCCAAGCCGCGGCCCTCATCCATGACGACATCATTGACCGTTCCGATACGCGTCGCGGAGGCCCCAGTGTGCACCGCCGCTTCAGCCAACTCCACGAGGCCAACGGATGGGCGCTGGACAATGAACGGTTCGGCCACGCCGCGGCGATCCTGACCGGCGATTTGTGCCTTTCCTTCAGCGAGGAATCCTTCACGGAAATCGGCCCCAGGGCAGCCGCAGGAAGTGAAGCACGCCGTATTTTCAACCTCATGCGGGCCGAGGTAATGGCCGGGCAATACCTGGACATTCTTGAGGAAGTAGCCGGTCCGGTACGCGATCGCGCGGGTTCCGTAGAGCGCGCCACCTCGATTATTCGCTATAAATCCGCCAAATATTCCACCGAGCACCCCTTGGCCCTGGGCGGAGCATTGGCGGGCGCATCGAAGGACCTGCTGAAGGCATATTCGGCATTTTCATTGCCCTTGGGCGAGGCGTTCCAATTGCGCGATGACGTCCTGGGCGTTTTCGGCGATCCGGAGACAACGGGAAAACCTGCCGGCGATGACCTCCGGGAGGGCAAGCGGACAGTGCTCGTTGGGTTTGCCATTAATCTGGCTCCCACGGATCAAGCCACGTACTTGGACGAAATGTTGGGGAAACCGAAGCTGGGTGAGGACGAAGTTTCCACAATCCGCAACATAATGGTCGAGTGCGGCGCCCTTGATGCCACGGAATCCCTCATCGACGAGCTGAGCGACAAAGCCTTCGCTGCCCTGGAACAACTGCCGCTGGAAGAATTACCGCTCACGGCATTGCGCCAACTGGCCGAGGCAGCTGTCAGCCGGGCCGCCTGA
- a CDS encoding Rv2175c family DNA-binding protein, producing MSNVESLVSDWLPLPDVAELLGVSITKVHGLLDERALVAIRRGERNIRSIPALFIQDGHVVDSLKGTIAVLSDAGYNDEELIVWLFTPDDSLRGRPVDALREGRKTEIRRRAQSLAW from the coding sequence GTGAGTAATGTAGAAAGCCTTGTTTCCGACTGGTTGCCGCTGCCGGATGTCGCCGAGCTGTTGGGAGTTTCCATCACCAAAGTCCATGGACTGTTGGATGAGCGTGCGCTGGTGGCCATCAGGCGGGGAGAGCGGAATATCCGCTCGATCCCGGCGCTGTTTATTCAAGATGGACATGTCGTAGACAGCTTGAAGGGGACCATCGCGGTTCTTAGCGATGCTGGTTATAACGACGAAGAACTCATCGTGTGGTTGTTTACGCCTGACGATTCATTGCGGGGACGGCCTGTCGATGCGTTGCGCGAAGGACGCAAGACGGAGATTCGGCGTCGCGCCCAATCGCTCGCCTGGTAG
- the dinB gene encoding DNA polymerase IV, which produces MRQEAFGGAQSAGSEPARSAQDALREQRRTSILHVDMDAFFVSVELRSRPDLRGKPVIVGFPAERSVVLSASYEARATGVKSAMPMAIAMRMCPGAVIIHPRHKLYYEVSAQLMEIFASITDLVEPLSVDEAFLDVGGAIRRLGSPLDIGHLIRRRVRSELGITASVGIAGTKFVAKIASTRCKPDGILQIDAEDTIAYLHSLPVSALWGVGGKTAEVLARLGIRTVADVAATPVASLKKVLGASGEHVHRLSMGIDPRPVTPTRLEKSIGAEETFATDSADDALLHRELLRLSHRTAARLRSSGMLARTVALKLRYADFSTVTRSRTVHTPVDSAQLIYQVAVQLLESLGARSMSVRLVGVRAEQLEPAGQASMQLSLDRRDDNWRAAEQALDRVAERFGSKTLLPARLLDPGKTPDVK; this is translated from the coding sequence GTGAGGCAGGAAGCATTCGGTGGCGCCCAAAGCGCCGGCAGCGAACCAGCCCGCAGCGCGCAAGACGCCCTGCGGGAACAGCGGCGAACCAGCATCCTGCACGTGGACATGGACGCCTTTTTCGTTTCCGTGGAACTGCGCAGCCGGCCGGACTTGCGTGGAAAGCCAGTGATCGTCGGCTTCCCTGCCGAACGCTCCGTCGTCTTGTCCGCGTCCTACGAAGCCCGGGCCACAGGTGTGAAGTCAGCGATGCCCATGGCCATTGCCATGCGGATGTGCCCCGGCGCTGTCATCATCCACCCGCGCCACAAGCTCTACTACGAGGTTTCGGCACAGCTCATGGAGATCTTCGCCTCCATTACGGACCTCGTGGAGCCCTTGAGCGTTGACGAGGCTTTCCTGGACGTTGGTGGGGCAATCCGACGTCTCGGATCTCCCTTGGACATCGGACATCTCATCCGTCGTCGTGTTCGGTCTGAACTTGGTATCACCGCTTCAGTGGGGATTGCCGGAACCAAGTTTGTGGCCAAGATCGCGTCCACGCGGTGCAAGCCGGACGGCATCCTCCAGATCGACGCCGAGGACACCATCGCGTACCTTCACAGCTTGCCGGTCAGTGCCCTCTGGGGCGTCGGCGGCAAGACCGCCGAGGTGCTGGCACGCCTCGGCATCCGGACGGTGGCCGACGTGGCGGCTACGCCGGTGGCATCGCTGAAAAAAGTCCTTGGCGCCAGCGGAGAGCACGTCCACAGGCTTTCGATGGGAATAGATCCCAGGCCGGTCACTCCTACGAGGCTGGAAAAGAGCATCGGCGCGGAGGAGACTTTCGCCACGGATTCGGCGGACGATGCCCTGCTGCACAGGGAGCTACTCAGGCTGTCCCATCGCACGGCGGCGCGGCTGCGCAGTTCCGGGATGCTGGCCCGTACGGTAGCTTTGAAACTCCGGTACGCCGACTTTTCCACGGTGACCCGCAGCCGGACGGTGCATACTCCCGTTGACAGCGCCCAGCTTATTTACCAGGTTGCCGTGCAACTGCTGGAGTCCTTGGGGGCACGATCCATGAGCGTTCGTCTCGTGGGTGTCCGTGCGGAGCAGTTGGAACCGGCCGGCCAAGCGTCCATGCAGCTCAGCCTTGACCGGCGCGATGACAACTGGCGGGCCGCGGAGCAGGCCCTTGACCGCGTCGCCGAACGCTTCGGCTCCAAAACATTGCTCCCGGCCAGGCTCCTGGATCCGGGCAAGACTCCTGACGTGAAATGA
- the mraZ gene encoding division/cell wall cluster transcriptional repressor MraZ, with protein sequence MFLGTHSPRLDEKGRIILPAKFREELAEGLVLTRGQERCIYVFSQREFERIHESMREAPLSSKQARDYIRVFLSGASDEVPDKQGRVTIPPALRAYAGLGRELAVIGAGTRAEIWDAEAWNEYLAEKEAAFSETDDDNLPGFI encoded by the coding sequence GTGTTTCTTGGCACCCATTCCCCACGCCTTGATGAAAAGGGCCGGATCATACTTCCCGCGAAGTTCCGTGAGGAACTTGCCGAGGGCCTGGTTCTCACAAGGGGTCAGGAACGCTGCATTTACGTCTTCAGCCAGAGGGAATTCGAGCGCATTCACGAATCGATGCGGGAGGCACCACTGTCCTCCAAGCAGGCTCGTGATTACATTCGGGTTTTCCTGTCTGGGGCCTCTGACGAGGTACCTGACAAGCAGGGGCGCGTGACGATTCCGCCGGCGCTCCGGGCCTATGCAGGGCTCGGCCGGGAATTGGCAGTTATCGGTGCCGGTACCCGCGCGGAGATCTGGGATGCCGAGGCTTGGAATGAATACCTCGCCGAGAAGGAAGCAGCCTTCTCGGAAACCGACGATGACAATCTGCCCGGGTTCATCTAA
- the pknB gene encoding Stk1 family PASTA domain-containing Ser/Thr kinase, whose translation MVQEPTQDHLIGTTVDGRYHVRSRLARGGMSTVYLATDQRLERDVALKVLHPHLANDETFLSRLSREAKAAASLSHPHVVSVLDQGEDGHIAYLVMEYVKGHTLRDVINQQGALPPRLALALIDPVIEGLAAAHGSGLIHRDIKPENVLIAEDGRIKVGDFGLARAVTATTSTGALIGTVAYLAPELVLGKPADARSDVYSAGIMLYEMLTGKQPYAGESPIQVAYQHVNAVVGRPSEAAPGLAEDLDELVQWCTAVDAENRPVDGSALLSELRHIRTTLSDEQLDHRQPSSRPLSPAAAAGAVGSVGAAASAGPGSGATPQENPTEALATTASPTEFIPHQSNPTTVMAARQPHNAGLALPGANDDPRQPGKREQKKLERQQAKDQARAAATPVRPLREGNPRRRAAIWTVVIVILALLAGSAGWFFGMGPGSPGTVPDVKNKTVAEAQQLLRTAGFQSEPQDVFDDDVQAGLAVGTEPKSGEVVRKFQPIALFVSKGAQLFALPGLAGGTLDQAKSALNAAQMTLGNVTEAFDEKIPAGIVISQDPAPGKEVRHGTPVSFVVSKGPQPIPVPDVRGLQQDAAVKAIQDAGLKAVIAPEAVNDKTVPKGAVVAQTPGNGTLIRGETVTLTVSKGPKLVKVPNFIGKNADAAQKELEKLGFVVVREQDLAILNVVLKQDPKDTEVAEGSTIKLSVV comes from the coding sequence ATGGTGCAGGAACCAACGCAGGACCACCTCATCGGGACCACGGTGGACGGGCGCTACCACGTCCGCTCACGCCTTGCCAGAGGTGGAATGTCCACCGTTTACCTGGCCACGGACCAGCGCCTGGAGCGCGACGTGGCCCTCAAAGTCCTGCACCCGCACCTGGCCAACGACGAAACATTCCTGTCACGGCTCAGCCGCGAGGCCAAGGCCGCCGCGAGCCTGTCCCATCCCCACGTTGTCAGCGTGCTGGACCAGGGCGAAGACGGGCATATCGCTTATCTGGTGATGGAGTATGTCAAAGGCCATACGCTCCGCGACGTCATCAACCAACAGGGCGCACTTCCACCGCGCCTGGCCCTCGCCCTGATCGATCCGGTCATCGAAGGCCTGGCGGCCGCCCACGGATCCGGACTCATCCATCGGGACATCAAGCCCGAGAACGTGCTCATAGCGGAAGACGGCCGGATCAAGGTAGGGGACTTCGGATTGGCCAGGGCTGTCACGGCCACCACAAGTACTGGCGCCTTGATCGGCACGGTCGCGTACCTCGCCCCCGAATTGGTGCTCGGCAAACCCGCTGACGCCCGCAGCGACGTCTACTCAGCGGGCATCATGCTCTACGAAATGCTCACAGGCAAGCAGCCATATGCTGGTGAATCCCCGATTCAAGTTGCTTACCAGCACGTCAACGCCGTGGTTGGCCGCCCCTCCGAGGCTGCCCCCGGTCTTGCCGAAGACCTCGACGAACTTGTGCAGTGGTGCACTGCCGTGGACGCCGAAAACCGGCCCGTGGACGGCTCCGCCCTGCTATCGGAACTGCGCCACATCCGGACCACACTCAGTGACGAGCAACTGGACCACAGGCAGCCGTCCTCCCGGCCTCTCTCCCCTGCAGCTGCTGCCGGGGCAGTTGGTTCCGTTGGGGCAGCTGCTTCCGCGGGCCCCGGTTCCGGCGCAACCCCGCAGGAGAATCCCACCGAGGCCCTTGCCACTACAGCATCGCCCACGGAATTCATTCCACATCAAAGCAACCCGACAACCGTCATGGCAGCGCGGCAACCACACAACGCCGGCCTCGCCCTTCCCGGTGCGAACGATGACCCGCGCCAGCCCGGCAAACGGGAGCAAAAAAAGCTGGAGCGGCAACAGGCTAAAGACCAAGCCCGGGCTGCTGCTACTCCTGTGCGCCCCCTTCGTGAAGGCAATCCCCGCCGACGCGCTGCGATTTGGACAGTCGTGATCGTGATCCTGGCCCTGCTGGCAGGTTCTGCCGGTTGGTTCTTCGGCATGGGCCCTGGATCTCCAGGCACGGTTCCCGATGTCAAGAACAAGACAGTGGCCGAGGCCCAACAGCTCTTGCGAACGGCAGGATTCCAGTCTGAGCCCCAGGACGTATTCGACGACGACGTCCAGGCCGGTCTCGCCGTCGGGACTGAACCAAAATCGGGGGAAGTGGTACGGAAATTTCAACCCATCGCCCTTTTCGTTTCGAAAGGCGCACAGCTCTTTGCACTGCCCGGGCTGGCAGGCGGAACCCTTGATCAAGCTAAGAGTGCCCTGAACGCCGCCCAAATGACCCTCGGAAATGTCACGGAGGCGTTCGACGAAAAGATCCCTGCGGGCATTGTCATCTCCCAGGACCCTGCACCGGGCAAGGAAGTCCGCCACGGCACGCCGGTATCCTTCGTCGTCTCCAAGGGACCCCAGCCCATCCCCGTTCCCGATGTTCGCGGCTTACAGCAGGATGCTGCCGTGAAAGCAATTCAGGACGCTGGCCTGAAGGCAGTCATTGCCCCTGAGGCTGTCAACGACAAAACCGTGCCCAAAGGCGCCGTGGTGGCACAGACGCCTGGCAACGGCACGCTCATCCGCGGCGAAACAGTGACCCTGACGGTCTCCAAGGGACCCAAACTGGTTAAAGTGCCTAACTTCATCGGGAAAAACGCAGATGCGGCGCAGAAAGAACTGGAGAAGCTAGGTTTTGTGGTCGTCAGAGAGCAAGACCTGGCAATCCTAAACGTCGTCCTGAAGCAGGATCCGAAGGACACGGAAGTCGCGGAAGGTTCAACCATCAAACTTTCCGTGGTTTAG
- a CDS encoding DUF3040 domain-containing protein produces the protein MPLSEHEQKLLEQLEKQLHEDDPKFANTMGSDPIRSWSTRHVIIGVLGAIAGILLLLVGVSLQQIFVGVLGFVVMGAGVYFATLRGAAFGKARKGKAGKSKSKSSFMSNLEERWDERRRDDN, from the coding sequence ATGCCCCTCTCGGAGCATGAACAGAAGCTGCTTGAGCAACTTGAGAAGCAGCTTCATGAGGACGATCCGAAGTTTGCCAACACCATGGGTTCGGATCCCATCCGCAGCTGGTCAACCCGGCACGTGATAATTGGTGTCCTTGGTGCCATCGCAGGCATCCTTTTGCTGCTGGTCGGCGTGTCGCTTCAACAAATTTTTGTTGGCGTCCTCGGCTTTGTGGTGATGGGCGCAGGTGTCTACTTTGCGACTCTTAGGGGCGCGGCGTTCGGCAAGGCCCGGAAAGGGAAAGCCGGAAAGTCAAAGTCCAAGAGTTCGTTCATGAGCAATCTAGAGGAGCGCTGGGACGAGCGCCGCCGCGACGACAATTGA
- a CDS encoding lytic transglycosylase domain-containing protein — protein sequence MTTPRSPKRTMSMPVIAATTAALPAVVLSSLALAQPATAAPAPQPRKIPATLAAAMKAQATKVGNVIPAQAVAATLPAALRPMAPAVPDTYKIVRGDTISAIARRFNLDTAAVLQLNKLTATTLIYPGQTIKLTGTAPAAPEQTPAPAAPPNATTYTVVPGDTLGAIAARHGVPLSSIFSWNNLGGSSIIYPGQKIKVSGGSSPSTPPAPAPAPAPAATPVASTGSYTIKAGDTLSSIASRHNVSLSALMSVNTVSATTVIYPGQKLTIPGTSSLQPAGETKPLVPSTFLGFTYPPAVVSSANENKALLNASPVPSRDEMKSIVADTARRMGVSPSLALAFAEQESGFDQRAVSPANAIGTMQVIPSSGQWASDLVGRKLNLLDPYDNATAGVAIIRALIATSKDLDNAIAGYYQGQYSVSKYGMYDDTKRYVESIKARQRTFG from the coding sequence ATGACGACGCCCCGCTCGCCGAAACGAACCATGAGCATGCCGGTAATTGCGGCAACCACGGCTGCGCTTCCCGCCGTGGTTTTGTCCTCGCTTGCCTTGGCCCAGCCAGCCACGGCTGCACCGGCACCCCAACCGCGCAAGATTCCGGCTACCCTCGCGGCAGCCATGAAGGCCCAGGCCACCAAAGTGGGCAACGTGATTCCCGCCCAAGCGGTTGCGGCAACGCTTCCTGCCGCCCTGAGGCCCATGGCCCCCGCTGTCCCGGACACCTACAAGATCGTCCGCGGAGACACCATCAGTGCCATTGCACGCCGCTTCAACCTGGACACGGCCGCTGTCCTGCAGCTGAACAAGCTCACGGCAACAACGCTGATCTACCCTGGCCAGACCATCAAACTCACTGGCACCGCCCCGGCCGCCCCTGAACAGACGCCGGCGCCTGCGGCACCTCCGAATGCCACCACCTACACGGTGGTTCCGGGCGATACGCTGGGCGCGATCGCCGCCCGGCACGGTGTCCCGCTGTCCAGCATCTTCAGCTGGAACAATCTCGGTGGAAGCTCCATCATCTACCCTGGCCAGAAGATCAAGGTCAGTGGCGGCTCTTCGCCTTCGACTCCGCCTGCTCCTGCCCCCGCCCCGGCACCTGCGGCCACTCCTGTCGCCAGCACAGGCTCGTATACCATCAAAGCGGGCGATACCCTCAGCTCCATTGCATCGCGTCACAACGTTTCGTTGTCAGCGCTGATGAGCGTGAATACAGTTTCGGCGACGACCGTCATTTATCCCGGGCAGAAGCTCACCATCCCCGGCACTTCGTCGCTGCAGCCCGCCGGGGAGACCAAGCCACTGGTGCCGAGCACCTTCCTCGGCTTTACGTACCCGCCCGCTGTTGTCAGCTCTGCGAACGAAAACAAGGCGCTGTTGAACGCTTCGCCGGTCCCGAGCCGGGATGAAATGAAGTCAATCGTGGCTGATACCGCCCGCCGCATGGGAGTCAGCCCCTCCTTGGCACTCGCTTTCGCCGAGCAGGAATCCGGCTTTGACCAGCGCGCGGTCTCCCCCGCCAACGCCATTGGAACCATGCAGGTCATTCCTTCCTCGGGCCAATGGGCATCGGATTTGGTGGGCCGCAAGCTCAACCTCTTGGATCCATATGACAATGCGACGGCCGGCGTCGCCATCATCAGGGCACTCATCGCCACCAGCAAAGACCTTGACAACGCCATCGCCGGTTACTACCAAGGGCAGTACTCGGTCAGCAAGTACGGCATGTACGACGACACGAAGCGCTACGTCGAATCGATCAAAGCCCGGCAACGCACTTTCGGCTAG
- a CDS encoding lysophospholipid acyltransferase family protein → MFYWVMKRIFLGPVLKLLFRPWVKGLDNVPENGPAILASNHLSFSDSIFLPLMVDRPVIFLAKSEYFTGKGIKGRLTALFFRLTNQLPMDRSGGAASELSLQAGKDVLNSGGLLGIYPEGTRSPDAKLYRGKVGVAKLALQTRVPVVPVAMIGTEKVQPIGKRLPSIRRIGVIFGQPMDFSRYYGMEDDRLIQRAVTDEIMYELMRLSGQEYVDEYAAVVKARMDGKGPGTVGKVKEAEEAPSDIADDKDGPKENGGATSG, encoded by the coding sequence GTGTTCTATTGGGTCATGAAGAGGATCTTTCTTGGTCCTGTTCTCAAACTCCTTTTCAGGCCATGGGTCAAGGGGCTGGACAACGTCCCCGAAAACGGCCCAGCGATACTTGCATCCAACCATTTGTCCTTTTCGGACTCCATCTTCCTTCCACTGATGGTGGACCGGCCGGTGATCTTCCTTGCCAAGTCCGAGTACTTCACCGGCAAGGGCATCAAGGGCCGCTTGACGGCGCTGTTCTTCAGGTTGACCAACCAACTGCCAATGGACCGTTCCGGCGGAGCCGCGTCGGAACTATCGCTGCAAGCCGGGAAGGACGTCCTGAATTCCGGCGGCCTCTTGGGAATCTACCCCGAAGGCACCCGCAGTCCGGACGCCAAGCTCTACCGCGGCAAGGTCGGTGTCGCCAAGCTGGCGCTCCAGACCCGGGTCCCTGTAGTGCCGGTGGCCATGATTGGAACGGAAAAGGTCCAGCCCATTGGCAAGAGGCTGCCCAGCATCCGGCGTATCGGTGTGATCTTCGGCCAGCCCATGGACTTTAGCCGCTATTACGGCATGGAAGATGACCGGCTCATTCAAAGGGCCGTAACTGACGAAATCATGTACGAGCTGATGCGGCTTTCCGGCCAGGAGTATGTGGACGAATACGCAGCTGTGGTCAAGGCCCGGATGGATGGCAAAGGACCCGGGACGGTTGGAAAAGTCAAAGAAGCCGAGGAGGCTCCTTCGGACATCGCTGATGACAAGGACGGGCCCAAGGAAAACGGGGGAGCAACCAGCGGGTGA
- a CDS encoding alpha/beta fold hydrolase has translation MTERNQPAAPLAFHHPGHGANASTGVAICHGFTGSPLSVLPWAEYLAGQGFSVSVPLLPGHGTSWHDLATTRWQDWYRTFERSYLDLAARTESCFVAGLSMGGAVALRVASLHDVPGLVLVNPGLSFYDRRVRYVGALKYVMRTTSPIEEEKPTAAATQDGDYSKTPLRSVHELKKLFRQATRALPQIQAPALVFKSSVDGVIPPSSVAMISRHMDPSRLKVVTLPASGHVATLDVDAPTIFEESAEFFRQHAADRVASESS, from the coding sequence ATGACGGAACGCAACCAACCAGCCGCGCCGCTCGCCTTCCACCACCCCGGCCATGGAGCGAACGCTTCCACCGGAGTGGCCATCTGCCACGGGTTTACGGGTAGCCCGCTGAGCGTCCTGCCGTGGGCCGAGTATTTGGCCGGGCAGGGCTTTTCCGTTTCAGTGCCTTTGCTTCCCGGTCACGGAACCAGCTGGCACGATCTGGCCACCACACGCTGGCAGGATTGGTACAGGACGTTCGAACGAAGCTATCTGGATCTCGCGGCCCGGACGGAATCATGTTTTGTGGCAGGCCTGTCCATGGGCGGTGCCGTTGCCCTCCGTGTGGCTTCACTGCATGATGTTCCGGGCCTGGTCCTGGTGAACCCGGGTTTGAGTTTCTACGATCGCCGGGTCAGGTACGTCGGAGCACTCAAGTACGTCATGCGGACCACCTCACCCATTGAGGAAGAAAAGCCGACGGCGGCCGCCACGCAGGACGGTGACTACTCCAAGACGCCTTTGAGGTCCGTGCACGAACTGAAGAAGCTCTTCCGCCAGGCAACCCGCGCCCTCCCACAGATTCAAGCACCGGCGCTTGTCTTCAAATCTTCAGTGGACGGTGTCATCCCGCCCAGTTCCGTAGCTATGATCAGCAGGCATATGGACCCGTCCCGGCTCAAAGTGGTGACCCTCCCGGCGAGCGGCCACGTGGCCACGTTGGATGTGGATGCACCCACCATCTTTGAAGAATCGGCGGAGTTTTTCCGTCAGCATGCCGCGGACAGAGTAGCCTCAGAGTCATCATGA